The Brachyspira aalborgi genome has a segment encoding these proteins:
- a CDS encoding cell surface protein, whose translation MRKIFLTAIALLSMASASVFGMYGVDTDWIFFLTHGNQFRARLDQLGFTLGNDTIKGTFGFDNNADFGGVYGSLLSENSEYPAQGRGFNYDFKPSISMGLGYTSSLISVGVGYNVTIGKKDYKQNGNADYLKPYNPVAHTPVLVLNALDNAFRMAIPIQVYVMNDKDATGTKKSINAVSVDSQFRYYTGLDMLPEIRLYLRYGGGNFKEGNVSAKIGESFGFDFRLYFGSMVEEVALKPYVRLAYNGALGKYHRTTRVEAVKIMNADGFPVLSSVLAKGAWDLNLVAGLGLTANSDIVSLYLEPTLGLKVEQPGSTDKNAKEVYSLGYGVYAEIYITPLKNLEWYFEAQLGNLGGSGTYATTDTAGTTTTHQVSFTKLGLGFNATTGITWYLPAL comes from the coding sequence ATGAGAAAGATTTTTTTAACCGCTATAGCTTTATTGTCTATGGCAAGCGCTTCAGTTTTCGGTATGTATGGGGTTGATACGGATTGGATATTCTTCCTCACGCATGGCAATCAGTTCAGAGCAAGATTAGACCAACTTGGATTTACGCTCGGAAACGACACTATTAAAGGAACTTTCGGTTTCGACAATAATGCAGATTTTGGCGGAGTCTATGGAAGTTTATTAAGCGAAAACTCAGAATATCCAGCTCAAGGCAGAGGTTTTAATTATGACTTTAAGCCTTCAATCTCAATGGGACTTGGTTATACTTCTTCTTTAATCAGCGTTGGCGTTGGTTATAATGTAACCATTGGAAAAAAAGATTATAAACAGAATGGCAATGCTGATTACTTAAAACCTTATAACCCTGTGGCGCATACGCCTGTATTAGTTTTGAATGCATTAGATAACGCTTTCAGAATGGCTATTCCGATTCAAGTTTATGTTATGAACGATAAAGATGCGACTGGCACTAAAAAAAGTATAAATGCAGTGAGCGTTGATTCTCAATTTAGATATTATACGGGTTTGGATATGCTTCCTGAAATTAGATTATATTTGAGATATGGCGGCGGAAATTTCAAAGAGGGAAATGTTAGCGCAAAAATTGGCGAAAGTTTCGGCTTTGACTTTAGACTTTACTTTGGCTCTATGGTTGAAGAAGTTGCTTTAAAACCTTATGTTAGATTGGCTTATAATGGCGCTTTAGGAAAATACCACAGAACCACGAGAGTAGAAGCGGTTAAAATTATGAATGCTGATGGGTTTCCTGTTCTTAGTTCAGTTTTGGCAAAGGGCGCTTGGGATTTAAATTTAGTAGCTGGTTTGGGATTAACTGCTAATAGCGATATAGTTTCGCTTTATTTAGAACCTACATTAGGTTTGAAAGTTGAGCAACCTGGAAGCACCGATAAAAACGCTAAAGAAGTTTATAGTTTAGGCTATGGAGTTTATGCGGAAATCTACATTACGCCTTTGAAAAATCTTGAATGGTATTTTGAAGCCCAACTTGGAAATTTGGGCGGTTCAGGCACTTATGCTACTACGGATACTGCAGGCACAACAACTACTCATCAAGTTTCATTTACAAAACTTGGTTTAGGTTTCAACGCTACTACAGGTATTACTTGGTATTTACCTGCGCTTTAA
- a CDS encoding Rpn family recombination-promoting nuclease/putative transposase — protein MNEFEYLEKSKNEIITIDSLNKKNDCFIRYLFSDEGNENIVLDFINGVMIDLNFQTFNNVVILNPFNLTKYLDGKESIVDVKCITEDNQTVIIEIQLQGNQYFIRRSLYYWANSYSSLLNKSENYTKLSPVISINVLDFILFNDIKDFHSCYLLKEIKHNKILTDHCMLHYIELPKFNLNNDKEKLSSWIKFFKGENMSNLIKENNIFEEVEKRCQSFIDSDPLINAYRKKEWNEYFYKDMMNVEREEGIKSEKYLIAKNLKQMNIDKALISKATGLSIEEIEKL, from the coding sequence ATGAACGAATTTGAATATTTAGAAAAAAGCAAAAACGAAATTATTACCATTGATAGTTTAAATAAAAAAAATGATTGTTTTATCAGATATTTATTTTCTGACGAAGGAAATGAAAATATTGTTTTAGATTTTATTAACGGAGTAATGATTGATTTAAATTTTCAAACTTTTAATAATGTTGTAATTCTTAATCCATTTAATCTTACAAAATATTTAGACGGCAAAGAATCTATTGTTGATGTGAAATGTATAACTGAAGATAATCAAACCGTTATAATAGAAATTCAATTACAAGGAAATCAATATTTTATTCGCAGAAGTCTTTATTATTGGGCAAATAGCTATAGTTCACTTTTAAACAAATCGGAAAATTATACAAAACTTTCGCCTGTGATTAGCATTAATGTTTTGGACTTTATTTTATTTAACGATATTAAAGATTTTCATTCTTGCTATTTATTGAAAGAAATTAAACATAATAAAATATTAACCGACCATTGCATGTTGCATTATATTGAGCTTCCGAAATTTAATTTAAATAACGACAAAGAAAAATTATCAAGTTGGATAAAATTTTTCAAGGGGGAGAATATGTCAAACTTAATAAAAGAGAATAATATTTTTGAAGAAGTAGAAAAGAGATGCCAAAGTTTTATCGATAGCGACCCATTGATAAATGCGTATAGAAAAAAAGAATGGAATGAATATTTTTACAAGGATATGATGAATGTAGAGAGAGAAGAAGGAATAAAAAGCGAAAAATATTTAATCGCCAAAAATTTAAAACAAATGAACATTGATAAAGCCTTGATAAGCAAAGCAACAGGATTGAGTATTGAAGAGATAGAAAAACTTTAA
- a CDS encoding Abi family protein, whose translation MYPKPPLKYKEQLEKLKKRGCIINDDKKCISILESVNYYRLSAYFLPFKLDNGNYEEGLSFERVFSIYEFDRKLHGILFNALEETEIFLRSKIAYFHAHKYGALGYMDKANFSVKAELHENFIENFKREIDKNKNILFVKHHIYKYGGEFPIWAASEMFTFGMLSKFFANMTWQDRENLSNDIYKTNPKFVGSWLRCCTDLRNICAHYGRLYFRTFSAAPSGIDNLEEKSKRKLFGAILSLKKLYPFKDKWNNETLKKLMSLVDEHKSDIDLEHIGFSYNWIEELKNCNSKI comes from the coding sequence ATGTATCCGAAACCTCCGCTTAAATACAAAGAACAACTTGAAAAATTAAAGAAAAGAGGTTGCATTATAAATGACGATAAAAAATGCATTTCTATACTCGAATCGGTTAATTATTATCGCTTGAGCGCGTATTTTTTGCCATTTAAATTAGATAATGGAAATTATGAAGAAGGTTTATCGTTTGAGCGCGTTTTTTCTATTTACGAATTCGACAGAAAACTTCATGGAATATTGTTTAACGCATTGGAAGAAACGGAAATTTTTCTTCGTTCAAAAATCGCTTATTTTCATGCTCATAAATACGGAGCTTTGGGATATATGGATAAAGCTAATTTTTCTGTGAAAGCGGAGCTTCATGAAAATTTTATTGAAAATTTTAAAAGAGAAATAGATAAAAATAAAAATATTCTTTTTGTAAAACATCATATATACAAATACGGAGGAGAGTTTCCAATTTGGGCGGCATCGGAAATGTTTACATTTGGAATGCTTTCTAAATTTTTTGCAAATATGACTTGGCAAGATAGAGAAAATTTATCTAACGATATTTATAAAACAAACCCAAAATTTGTAGGAAGTTGGCTTCGATGTTGCACAGATTTAAGAAACATTTGCGCTCATTACGGTAGATTATATTTTAGAACTTTTTCGGCGGCGCCTTCTGGAATCGATAATTTAGAAGAGAAATCAAAAAGAAAATTATTTGGAGCTATTTTGTCTCTTAAGAAACTTTATCCTTTCAAAGATAAATGGAATAATGAAACATTAAAAAAATTAATGTCGCTTGTAGACGAACATAAAAGCGATATAGATTTGGAACATATAGGATTTTCTTATAATTGGATTGAAGAATTAAAAAATTGCAATTCAAAAATTTAA
- the fabV gene encoding enoyl-ACP reductase FabV, whose amino-acid sequence MIVKPQISNNVCRTSHPLGCRQEVENQINYVKSKPKINANIKNALILGASGGYGLASRIVLAYGLNANTMGVSFERAATEEKTATPGWYNNQAFSEFAKRDGLKEKTIVGDAFLESSKESIIKQAKEFFDGKIDILIYSLATGIRKDEKENITYRSTLKPVGQKYKGIGVDFMKEELINVEIEPATEEDIKATVKVMGGEDWSLWIEDLIKADMLSENALTLAYSYIGPEITKAIYRDGTIGKAKDDLEETAIKLDKMMQDKLKGHAYVSVAKAVVTRASAVIPAMPLYISILFKIMKDKGIHEGCIEQMYRQFNEKLFSGKGAILDEKHRLRLDDWELRDDVQKEVLESWNKVKDNDTLKANADLNQFRDEYLHLHGFGFNGINYDADVQI is encoded by the coding sequence ATGATAGTAAAACCTCAAATATCTAATAATGTATGCAGAACTTCTCACCCATTAGGTTGCAGGCAAGAAGTTGAAAATCAAATTAATTATGTTAAATCTAAACCAAAGATTAACGCCAATATAAAAAATGCGTTGATACTTGGAGCTTCTGGCGGATACGGACTAGCAAGCAGAATAGTTTTAGCTTACGGTTTAAATGCAAATACTATGGGCGTTTCTTTTGAAAGGGCGGCAACCGAAGAAAAAACGGCGACTCCTGGATGGTATAATAATCAAGCCTTCAGCGAGTTTGCAAAAAGAGACGGACTAAAAGAAAAAACTATTGTGGGAGATGCTTTTTTAGAATCTTCAAAAGAAAGCATTATAAAGCAAGCTAAAGAATTCTTTGACGGAAAAATCGACATTCTAATTTATAGTTTGGCTACGGGAATAAGAAAGGACGAAAAAGAAAATATAACTTATCGTTCCACTTTAAAACCTGTAGGACAAAAGTATAAAGGAATCGGAGTCGATTTCATGAAAGAAGAGCTTATAAATGTGGAAATAGAACCCGCTACCGAAGAAGATATAAAAGCTACAGTAAAAGTTATGGGAGGCGAAGATTGGAGTTTATGGATTGAAGATTTAATTAAAGCCGATATGCTTTCAGAAAACGCTTTAACTTTAGCCTATTCTTATATCGGTCCTGAAATAACTAAAGCCATATACAGAGACGGAACAATCGGAAAAGCAAAAGACGATTTGGAAGAAACTGCAATTAAACTTGATAAAATGATGCAAGATAAACTCAAAGGACATGCTTATGTTAGCGTGGCAAAAGCCGTTGTCACGAGAGCGTCCGCCGTTATTCCCGCCATGCCTTTATATATAAGCATTCTATTCAAAATAATGAAAGATAAAGGAATTCATGAAGGTTGTATAGAGCAAATGTATAGACAGTTTAACGAAAAATTATTTTCAGGAAAAGGCGCGATATTGGACGAAAAACATAGATTAAGATTAGACGATTGGGAATTAAGAGACGATGTTCAAAAAGAAGTTTTGGAATCTTGGAATAAAGTAAAAGATAACGACACTTTAAAAGCGAACGCCGACTTAAATCAATTTAGAGACGAATATTTGCATTTGCATGGTTTCGGTTTCAACGGAATCAATTATGACGCCGATGTGCAAATATAA
- the xerD gene encoding site-specific tyrosine recombinase XerD yields the protein MSVKQISDKEILSMYLNYERVEKGLSLNTLESYGRDLAIYLDFLSRNKKSVLKVSRSDIEKFLDERKEQGAKSRTVARNKVSVVNLYKFLVMENYITKNPTDNLEIIRLKRNLPESLTSLEVENLISVHNEKTDKGLRDKAIFELMYSSGLRVSEICSLKIEDISFEGKYLRIFGKGKRERIVPINDSALDILKRYINTSRVILVKGKDTNELFLNFRGDKISRVGIWKIVKEAMRKSGVEKNIHPHTFRHSFATHLIQHGADLRAVQRMLGHSDITTTEIYTHVDSSHLKKQIDKHPKHPKHTRENI from the coding sequence ATGTCAGTAAAGCAGATTTCAGACAAAGAAATACTATCAATGTATTTAAACTACGAGAGAGTGGAAAAGGGCTTATCTTTAAATACTCTTGAATCCTATGGCAGAGATTTAGCGATATATCTCGATTTTTTAAGCAGAAATAAAAAAAGCGTATTAAAAGTTAGCAGAAGCGATATTGAAAAATTTTTAGACGAAAGAAAAGAACAAGGCGCAAAATCTAGAACTGTGGCAAGAAATAAAGTTAGCGTTGTTAATCTCTATAAATTTTTGGTAATGGAAAATTATATTACAAAAAATCCAACCGATAATTTGGAGATTATAAGATTAAAAAGAAATTTGCCCGAATCTCTTACATCGCTTGAAGTTGAAAATTTAATTTCTGTTCATAACGAAAAAACCGATAAAGGCTTGAGAGATAAGGCTATTTTTGAGCTTATGTATTCTTCGGGCTTAAGAGTAAGCGAAATTTGTTCTTTGAAAATTGAAGATATATCTTTTGAAGGAAAATATTTAAGAATATTTGGAAAAGGCAAGAGAGAGAGAATCGTCCCAATTAACGATAGCGCTTTAGATATACTTAAAAGATACATAAATACAAGCAGAGTAATTTTAGTAAAAGGTAAAGATACCAACGAATTATTTTTAAATTTTAGAGGAGATAAAATTTCAAGAGTAGGAATTTGGAAAATAGTAAAAGAGGCTATGAGAAAGAGCGGAGTTGAAAAAAATATTCATCCTCATACTTTTAGGCATAGTTTTGCAACGCATTTAATTCAGCATGGGGCGGATTTAAGAGCGGTGCAAAGAATGTTAGGACACTCGGATATAACGACAACGGAAATATATACTCATGTTGATTCTTCACATTTGAAAAAACAAATTGACAAACATCCTAAACATCCTAAACATACGAGAGAAAATATATAA
- a CDS encoding tRNA (cytidine(34)-2'-O)-methyltransferase: MEKYKEEIFNNFNISIALYRPEIPANTGNIGRLCVGLGITLHIVSKPSFILSSKEIRRAGLDYWENLNLIKHENENTFLEYSKKNNLRIVPVSKFGNIRFDKFDYSNKDIFLFGRESSGLRESLWENNLDNSIYIPMTGKVRSINLSNSAAIISYEALKRIKL; the protein is encoded by the coding sequence ATGGAAAAATACAAAGAAGAAATTTTTAATAATTTTAATATATCAATCGCTCTCTATCGTCCTGAAATACCCGCAAATACGGGAAATATTGGAAGGCTATGCGTTGGGCTTGGAATAACTTTGCATATCGTCTCAAAACCTTCTTTTATTTTAAGTTCAAAAGAGATAAGGCGGGCGGGATTGGATTATTGGGAAAATTTAAATCTTATAAAACATGAAAACGAAAATACTTTTTTGGAATATTCTAAAAAAAATAATTTGAGAATAGTTCCCGTTTCAAAATTCGGAAATATAAGATTCGATAAATTTGATTATTCAAATAAAGATATATTTCTTTTTGGAAGAGAGAGTTCGGGTTTAAGAGAATCTTTATGGGAAAATAATTTAGATAATTCGATTTATATTCCAATGACGGGTAAAGTTCGTTCAATTAATCTTTCTAATTCTGCGGCTATAATTTCTTACGAAGCTTTAAAGCGTATTAAACTTTAA
- the prmC gene encoding peptide chain release factor N(5)-glutamine methyltransferase codes for MNINQALNYYSKKLIEITKDYKIAYIETQILISHSLNLSKTKLISNALIELNENEINRIETLINRRLNFEPIAYITNKKEFYGIDFYVNNSVLIPRVETEEIIDLIKEYIDKKNKKFSVCDIGAGCGNIAITLKKLFENADITAIEISEKAMQVIKKNCENILQNKNLINIINADALSFTPKNKFDIIVSNPPYVALKDKDNLQRDLNFEPENALYSGYDGMDFYRNFFNIIDRYLKYNGAFFFEIGFNQGKELINICESFNIKNAEIKKDLSGKDRFLICHNYIANKKLY; via the coding sequence ATGAATATCAATCAGGCTTTAAATTATTATTCAAAAAAATTAATCGAAATTACAAAAGATTATAAAATCGCTTATATTGAAACTCAAATTTTAATTTCACATTCTCTTAATTTGAGCAAAACAAAACTTATTTCAAATGCGCTTATAGAATTAAACGAAAATGAAATTAATAGAATTGAAACTCTTATAAATAGAAGACTTAATTTTGAGCCTATAGCATATATTACAAATAAAAAAGAATTTTACGGAATTGATTTTTATGTCAATAATTCCGTTCTTATTCCGAGAGTCGAAACGGAAGAGATTATTGACTTGATTAAAGAATATATTGATAAAAAAAATAAAAAATTTTCTGTTTGCGATATAGGAGCGGGATGCGGAAATATTGCTATAACTTTAAAAAAACTTTTTGAAAATGCAGATATAACCGCTATTGAAATAAGCGAAAAAGCTATGCAAGTTATAAAAAAAAATTGCGAGAATATTTTGCAAAATAAAAATTTAATAAATATAATAAATGCGGACGCTTTAAGTTTTACTCCCAAAAATAAATTTGATATAATAGTTTCAAATCCTCCTTATGTCGCTTTGAAAGATAAAGATAATTTGCAAAGAGATTTAAATTTTGAGCCTGAAAACGCTTTATATTCTGGTTATGACGGAATGGATTTTTACAGAAATTTTTTTAATATTATAGATAGATATTTAAAATATAACGGTGCTTTTTTCTTTGAAATTGGATTTAATCAAGGAAAAGAATTAATTAATATATGCGAAAGTTTTAATATAAAAAATGCAGAGATTAAGAAAGATTTGAGCGGTAAGGATAGATTTTTGATTTGTCATAATTATATTGCAAATAAAAAATTATATTAA
- a CDS encoding A1S_2505 family phage non-structural protein, with product MKRVSARYIDKLADNEIFVFGSNTQGAHGGGAAKMAMNFGAIYGKPFGLQGKTFAIPTVDYTKSGKMSIESIKEYVDKFLEFTKENKDKKFLVTEIGCGIAGFKVSDIAPLFKEAIKDKYDNVYLPQSFIDYLMK from the coding sequence ATGAAAAGAGTATCGGCAAGATATATAGACAAATTGGCAGATAATGAAATATTTGTTTTTGGAAGCAATACGCAAGGAGCGCATGGCGGAGGAGCGGCAAAAATGGCAATGAACTTTGGCGCAATTTACGGAAAACCTTTCGGACTTCAAGGAAAAACTTTTGCAATTCCTACGGTTGATTATACAAAGAGCGGTAAAATGTCAATCGAAAGTATAAAAGAATATGTCGATAAATTTTTAGAATTTACGAAAGAAAATAAAGATAAAAAATTTTTGGTTACAGAAATAGGTTGCGGAATAGCGGGCTTTAAAGTTTCGGATATAGCGCCTTTATTCAAAGAAGCGATTAAAGACAAATACGACAATGTATATTTACCGCAAAGTTTTATTGATTATTTAATGAAATAA
- a CDS encoding AAA family ATPase, which translates to MSEYIYFGSKWGEKKKPLLNIFLNHKVAFAGLGSLDKVNNYKKKFKKDTKIAIKEGTEVKAVGIAEEDFNSLNNLGINFSDEELEQFDYAVDETVLAVKVKLFKLSEEDCFKYPAAIDRCKPIKSNEDIINKIDKLIKKYSGEKMKEEIKELLIQNKNLILTGAPGTGKTYLAKQVASKIILNKDYDESVENDINFKEQCAFVQFHPSYDYTDFVEGLRPKNDNGNIGFERKDGVFKAFCKKALKNLKDSQKDITTLNYDEIIKKYLEDFYNDVSVEIADNSEGYKIHGIGGGIAAPIIEINYNKSEAELDYTVKTKNGNEYKFNNKLDLIADYYKKFVSKKPNEWKYKDFVDTLNVKGYHTYIYGFLKSFYDKYNEKIEQEKNNITVQEVEKRDFVFIIDEINRGEISKIFGELFFSVDSGYRGEKGKVQTQYANLIEDGDQFKDGFYIPENVYIIGTMNDIDRSVESMDFAMRRRFAWKEIKAEDTQNMLDEYKWENKIDADIIQSAKEKMNKLNEAISNTQELSDAYNIGASYFLKLNNYYKDNNKKEAFKKLWENHLNIILFEYTRGMPNQKDIIDKLKKEIIEE; encoded by the coding sequence TTGAGCGAATATATTTATTTTGGTAGTAAATGGGGAGAGAAAAAAAAGCCACTTCTTAATATATTTTTAAATCATAAAGTGGCGTTTGCAGGGCTAGGCTCTTTAGACAAAGTAAATAATTATAAGAAAAAATTTAAGAAAGATACAAAAATAGCTATTAAAGAAGGGACTGAAGTAAAGGCTGTAGGTATTGCAGAAGAAGATTTTAACTCTTTAAATAATTTAGGAATTAATTTTTCAGATGAGGAATTGGAACAGTTTGACTATGCTGTAGATGAAACGGTATTAGCGGTAAAAGTAAAATTATTTAAATTATCGGAAGAAGATTGTTTTAAATATCCAGCGGCAATAGACAGATGCAAACCTATTAAAAGTAACGAAGATATTATAAATAAAATTGACAAATTAATAAAAAAATATTCTGGAGAAAAAATGAAAGAAGAAATAAAAGAATTATTAATTCAAAATAAAAACCTAATCTTAACGGGAGCGCCGGGAACGGGCAAAACCTACTTGGCTAAACAAGTAGCTTCCAAAATAATATTAAATAAAGATTATGACGAAAGCGTTGAAAATGATATTAATTTTAAAGAACAATGCGCATTCGTGCAATTCCATCCTTCCTACGATTATACAGATTTTGTGGAAGGTTTGCGCCCTAAAAACGATAACGGAAATATTGGTTTTGAAAGAAAAGACGGAGTTTTTAAAGCTTTCTGTAAAAAAGCTCTTAAAAATTTAAAAGATAGTCAAAAAGATATTACTACTTTAAATTATGATGAAATTATAAAAAAATATTTAGAAGATTTTTATAATGATGTAAGTGTAGAAATAGCTGATAATAGCGAAGGATATAAAATACATGGAATAGGCGGAGGAATTGCTGCACCTATTATAGAAATAAATTACAATAAAAGTGAAGCGGAATTAGACTACACCGTAAAAACTAAAAATGGCAATGAATATAAATTTAATAATAAATTAGATTTAATAGCAGATTATTATAAAAAATTTGTTTCTAAAAAACCAAACGAATGGAAATACAAAGATTTTGTTGATACTCTAAATGTAAAAGGCTATCATACATATATTTACGGTTTTTTAAAATCATTTTATGATAAATATAATGAAAAAATAGAACAAGAAAAAAATAATATAACGGTTCAAGAAGTAGAAAAGAGAGATTTTGTATTTATAATAGACGAAATAAACAGAGGCGAAATTTCAAAAATTTTTGGCGAATTATTCTTTTCGGTTGATTCTGGCTATAGAGGGGAAAAAGGAAAAGTCCAAACTCAATACGCAAATTTAATCGAGGATGGAGACCAGTTTAAAGACGGTTTTTATATTCCCGAAAATGTTTATATAATCGGAACTATGAACGATATTGACAGAAGCGTTGAAAGTATGGATTTCGCTATGCGTAGACGATTCGCTTGGAAAGAGATTAAAGCCGAAGACACTCAAAATATGCTTGACGAATATAAATGGGAAAATAAAATTGACGCCGATATAATTCAAAGCGCTAAAGAAAAAATGAATAAATTAAACGAAGCGATATCAAATACGCAAGAATTATCTGACGCTTATAATATCGGAGCTTCCTATTTCTTAAAATTAAATAATTATTATAAAGATAATAATAAAAAAGAGGCTTTTAAAAAGTTATGGGAAAATCACTTAAATATTATTTTATTTGAATATACGAGAGGAATGCCAAACCAAAAAGATATTATTGATAAGCTGAAGAAAGAAATTATTGAAGAATAA
- a CDS encoding McrC family protein produces MKCIPLIDNRSHAINDLKYFETEETISEEDINSLEKISHRTIKNIIENDNLLIFPSDLNKSKDIDKSKTIFNIYNDKILTNNLMGFIGYNDTQIKITSRFASNENDYFLHYMLQKVLCLNIFDLQHSTNKDDSFDFLIYMFLDLFQKAIRQGIFKSYQKRKYNDANVRGVIDINRHIKNNIPFNGKIAYNTREYSYDNNITQLIRHTIEYINTKSRGILNINEDIKSGVFQIIEATKRYDKNKRQSIINKNLKKLNHPYFYEYEPLRKICIQILRHEELKYGREENKIYGILFDGAYLWEEYIWTILKDLNFKHPENKTGKGGINLLEKDWEVFPDFYKINNEKNIVLDTKYKRLENKDIDRNDKHQIISYVYTLGAKIGGFVYPSENKEFSFDNIGILNREYNKNILEDYSPSIFKYAFLIPNKKSNKENFENINDFKKEIEKSENDFKEKIKNEFQ; encoded by the coding sequence ATGAAATGCATTCCATTAATAGATAATAGAAGTCATGCGATTAACGATTTAAAATATTTTGAAACCGAAGAAACTATTTCAGAAGAAGATATAAATTCATTAGAAAAAATATCTCACAGAACTATAAAAAATATAATAGAAAACGATAATTTATTGATATTTCCAAGCGATTTAAATAAAAGTAAAGATATTGACAAAAGTAAAACTATTTTTAATATTTATAATGATAAAATATTAACAAATAATTTAATGGGTTTTATAGGCTATAACGATACTCAAATAAAAATTACTTCAAGATTTGCTTCAAACGAAAATGATTATTTTCTTCACTATATGCTGCAAAAAGTTTTATGTTTAAATATATTTGATTTGCAACATTCTACCAATAAAGACGATTCTTTTGATTTTTTGATTTATATGTTTCTTGATTTATTTCAAAAAGCGATTAGACAAGGAATTTTTAAAAGCTATCAAAAGAGAAAATATAACGATGCAAATGTTAGAGGCGTTATTGATATAAATCGACATATAAAAAATAATATTCCTTTCAATGGAAAGATTGCATATAATACGAGAGAATATAGCTATGACAATAATATAACTCAATTAATAAGACATACGATAGAATATATAAACACGAAAAGCAGAGGAATTTTAAATATAAACGAAGATATAAAAAGCGGAGTATTTCAAATAATTGAAGCGACTAAAAGATACGATAAAAATAAAAGACAAAGTATAATAAATAAAAATCTAAAAAAATTAAATCATCCATATTTTTACGAATACGAACCTTTAAGAAAAATATGCATTCAAATATTAAGGCATGAAGAATTAAAATACGGACGAGAAGAAAATAAAATTTACGGCATTTTATTTGACGGCGCTTATCTTTGGGAAGAATATATTTGGACGATATTAAAAGATTTGAATTTTAAACATCCTGAAAATAAAACTGGAAAAGGTGGAATAAATTTATTAGAAAAAGATTGGGAAGTTTTTCCAGATTTTTATAAAATAAATAATGAAAAAAATATTGTATTAGATACTAAATATAAAAGATTAGAAAATAAAGATATCGATAGAAATGATAAACATCAAATAATTTCTTATGTTTATACTTTGGGCGCTAAAATCGGAGGTTTCGTTTATCCTTCGGAAAATAAAGAATTTAGTTTTGACAATATAGGAATTTTAAATAGAGAATATAATAAAAACATTTTGGAAGATTATAGTCCTTCAATTTTTAAATACGCTTTCTTAATACCAAATAAAAAATCAAACAAAGAAAATTTTGAAAATATTAACGACTTTAAAAAGGAAATTGAAAAATCGGAAAATGATTTTAAGGAAAAAATCAAAAACGAATTTCAATAA